The DNA window TTCGAAACGGTAACAGAAGAACCACTTGAACATTCATCACGAACATTTTCTCTGCCTTGATCAGCAAGATTCAACTTAGAATTAGCCATTGAATCATATGTAGGTGCATGTGCATCCATACTAAACCTAAGTACTCGACTATTAGGAGGTTGATCGATACGAGCAGCTTGATCAAGCGCCTCGGAAATAGTTATGTGGCGATATTGAGAGGCGGAGTTTTTATTCTTACGACGGCCAGCTCCTACCGGAACATTCCTCATAGTACCACCAGAAGTCCAGTATCTTTGACAGGCTTTGCAGAAATGTCGCGGTTGATTAACATTGTAATTGTTGTAGTAACAGAATTTAGTATCCATGCTTTTGCATCGAGGACAGGGAATTATTTTGTCTGGTTTCTTGAGGGTTTCTTCTTTATCATTCTGTTCTTTCtctgttttgaaattgtttgattttgcaGATTCTTCAGTAATAGATGGTGTTTTAGGGTTTTCATCAGTCTCTGCTAATGTTTCTTGATCTGCAGATTCTTCTGCATCCTTAACAGAACCATTATCATAGTCATCTTCTTGATTAATATCAGTGAATTTTCCTGATGAAGATTCCTGAAATATAACATTGTTTTTTAGTTTCTTAATCTACAATTAAATTTCTTGTAATAAAAGTCATCTCAActgtaaatttaaaagaaattaattaaattataacacTTTATAGGCTAgcaaaatgaaaattgaaattaacTGTGGAAGGCatagctaataaataaataaacaaataaaagaacaaatttaACAGTTTCCATTTGAAATCTTGATCAAAACCTTTTTTTCCTACCTTTTCTCAGCTTCCAAACACTGAAACTATAAACATAGAAAAGTCAAGTAAAAACTTTTTGAAGTCAAAAACACTTTAAACAGAGTAAAAATCcaatcaaaacaaaattcaaCATGTTTGTTTAAACTACCAAAATGGAACAAAATCTACCACCTACAGACAGCTTACCATGTTaagtaaacaaaaaaaacatatcaAATCAAAAAGCTAATTGccaaaaagaaaactaaaatacGTTAAATTCATTTACTATTCTAACGAGTTGTTATAGATCAGTATACCTTCTCTGCTTTCACTTCTTCTTCTACTCTCTCCAAGGAAGACAACCGCTCGCCGTAGTTCACCGGCGGATTAACGTCGACGGTGAGAGGTATTTTCATGCCGAAGAGTTTGATAGCCGTATTTTCTTGCATTTTCATATTTTCTTGGTACGCAAACAgaggagagaaaaaaaaacgCGCGATGGAAATGTTTGTTTGCGAACTTGGCATTGAAGGTAGTTTGGTGTCTTAGATTTTGATCGCGTTAAAACTACAAGTGGATGCCAGGTCAGCTTTTTAGTTTGTTTCTCAGCCACAAGTTTTTGTGGCTTTAGAGATTTTCTTTTTTGCTTTTCTTTTCCTTCACTTTACAAACAGTTTCTGATTTTGATTCCTATTTTCTCCCTTTAGTGATAGTTAATTTGGATAATGGATAATAGACTGATTATCAACactttattataataaatttatataattatttaattaagtatATAAACTAGGTTTCTATTACaaaaaaatgacattttaagtgtatatatatatatatatactatatataaaagcacggatgggggggcaaatttactgaataatccttttcagtttactacttaataaagattttatagtcattaactaattagttatttaattaatcactattgtaattaaagtcctaattagaataggtagctaaattatctctatttaatttttagtatgtaaaaaataactaaattgtctctaaattagtaggaatacctattttttagtttgattgaactataaaactaaaatactgtatttgatcaatatattattattgaaatttctatcttattatttttaaaaatattattaataaaattaaattaattgtttaattatggttattataaaaccaaaaaaagaataaattcagtatgaaaatttaataaccgaatatattatatttacttttacaaaaattcttaactaatttaatattaattataaataaaaaaattgatataattataataaatttactaatatatttattgaagagttacgttacgagccacgtgcatagcacgtaatgcgaaactagtatatatatatatatatatatatatatatatatatatatatatatatatatatatatatatatatatatatatatcatgtgAAAATATAGGTATATAAtgatttattttacataaataaatCAGCTAAACTATAAGATTTATCTGTATAAAAATAGTGTATGCCTAACATGAATGAGGAACAAAAAATATCGAGTTGTATAGAGTTTTGGTACACTTGCGTGTTTTTTCCAGTCAGCAGAGATTTGGCTTTTAGCGAGAAATTCTCTTCGTGAACTTAATTCGCCACGTAGGATTATAAACAATCCATTAAATACATGACACATgacataattaaatattatagcCAATTAATAAATACTCTttccgtcccacaaagataggccacctttttatttttggcgtcccaaattataggtcATCTTCTATATTTGGTAAACAACTTAACAACTCAAAGTCTTATATATTCCTCATAAATATGTCTAATTATCCTCAAATGAATTAATGATTTCATGTTCTAATACAAGACTCACCAATAAACAAGTTagtcattaatatattatttacatatCTAATGATTATAGAAGGATAAAATTAGAaagttgaataaaaaaaattaattttaacaaacttaattatatttttcttaaattctgTGTTTGTCTAAATGGCCTATCTTTgagggacggagggagtagcatttaattctaattagagcatctccactctagtgctaaaat is part of the Mercurialis annua linkage group LG3, ddMerAnnu1.2, whole genome shotgun sequence genome and encodes:
- the LOC126671262 gene encoding cyclic dof factor 1, with protein sequence MKMQENTAIKLFGMKIPLTVDVNPPVNYGERLSSLERVEEEVKAEKESSSGKFTDINQEDDYDNGSVKDAEESADQETLAETDENPKTPSITEESAKSNNFKTEKEQNDKEETLKKPDKIIPCPRCKSMDTKFCYYNNYNVNQPRHFCKACQRYWTSGGTMRNVPVGAGRRKNKNSASQYRHITISEALDQAARIDQPPNSRVLRFSMDAHAPTYDSMANSKLNLADQGRENVRDECSSGSSVTVSNQMEDGVNGVNAFASPVQCLPGVPWHYPCNSVNPTPFYPHFWNYIPLLSPQSIGAPLLNPNSTTLGKHSRDEEDESKSKRRCVLVPKTLRVDDPNDSAKSSIWATLGIKNESFNGGSGLIKALQPKINEKKHVPDQTSNFLRANPAALSRSMNFHESS